One Anaerohalosphaeraceae bacterium genomic window, TATGACCAAAGAAGAATATGCATTGCGGGGGTACGATCTACCATGGCTTCCCTAATTTCCAAAATTTCCCCAAGTTTTTTCAGAGATAGCCGCGGGGTGAAAAGATAAAGGCTCCCGGGAAAGAAATTTATTTCGGCTGATTCGGCCGGTTTTATCAGACTTCGGCTGCGGGTTTTGGTGAGGGCCTTTTGGGTTTTCAGGGCACTTGCGGCTCTCATTTCCGAAAAGATTTGGGTGCATTTTTTTTGAAACAAACCGGTTAATAAAAGGGAAAGTGGGGATGTTTTATTGATGGAACAAAAAACCAGAGGAATTATGGAGCAAGTATGTAGAGAAAAAAAAGATGCTTCGGAAGCCTTTCTGAAGGTGTTTTTGCCCAATCAAAATCGGCTCCTTTCCTTTATTCTCTGCTACATTCCTAATCGAGCGGATGCAGAGGATGTGTTCCAGAATACGACCTTTGTGCTCTGGAAAAAATTTGATCAGTATAAACCGGGCAGCGATTTTCTTGCCTGGAGCATTATGATTGCCCGCTTTGAAATTCTGTCTTACTACAAAAAGAAGAAGAGCGAGGGGAGCATTCATTTCGATGAGGAGATGCAGAAAATCCTTGATGCGGAGATGAAGACGTTTGAGAGCCGTTTTGAGCAGCGGCTGGATGCCCTTCGGGAGTGTCTGAAGAAGTTAATTACGGATGAACTGCGGCTTTTGAAGATGCGGTATGAAGAGAATCTGCCGCTGGCTCGGATTGCGGAGCGATTGAGCATCACATCTCCAGCGGTTTTCAAACGGATTTCGAAGATTCACAGCCGGCTGATTCAGTGCATTCGGCAGCGTATAGCTTTTGGAGAGGCCGTATGAATAAGAAGGAGCCGCAGTTTGTCGAACAGCTGACGGGACTGTTTGTCCTTTCACTCGAGGGGACGATTAGCCCGGAGCAGTTTGGGGTTCTGACAAATTTGCTGAAGACGAATAAAGCGGCTCGGGACTATTACTATGATTTCATCGTTTCCTATGTAGGGATAAGCCATCTGGGAATCCTTTCGGAGCGGGAAGAGGCGGGAGACAGCTGGCCCAATTCGCAGCTGTGGAACGAACTGCTAACCTTTGAACGCTCTGCTCCGGCCCTGGATATTCCCCCATGCCCGCCGCAAGCGGACGAGGCGGAAAAGCCCAGAAGTGCCCCGCATGCTTCAAGAGTGAATAAAGTTTCTCTTGTGTCGCTGCTGGTTTCTGCCGCAGCGCTGATTTTTGTCATTGCGTACGGCTTTTTGACTTCGCTGGGGCGCGGGGTGGAGGTGGCGACCCTCTCGGACAGCATCGACGCCAAATGGGCAAATAGGGCCGGTCCGGTGGAGAAGGGAACACGGCTGGCGACGGGAGATGAGCAGTGGCTGCTGCGAGAAGGATATGCAGAACTGCTGTTTGATAATCAGGCGAAGGTGGTGCTGGAGGGGCCGGCGGAATTTCAGATTCTGGCGTCGGACCGAATCGGACTGCGGTACGGCAAGGTGTATGTAAGGGCTCCCGGCGAGGCGGCGGGATTTTCCGTTTATACTCTGGATGCGAAAATTATTGATTTGGGGACGGAGTTCGGCGTTCAGTCGGATATTGGGGGCAATACGCAGGTACATGTACTCAAGGGCAAGACGATGCTGCTTGCCAGTCGGAGCGGCCGAGTGAATCTGGAAATCAGTCAAGGACACGCCAAGAAGGTTGCCGGCAAAACCGGAGAGATTTCGGATATTGAATGTTTGTCCGATTATTTTGTTCGGGCGATCAATTCGGAATCGAAGTGGATCTGGCGGGGGCAGAATCTATGCCTGGCGGATATTGTAGGCGGCGGCAACGGTCTGGGGACAGGTCTTCGCGGTTCCTGCATTAATACCGTAACAGGCCAGTGGAAGGCGGACAGTTATCTGCCGGCGAACTCGACCACGATTCGCCCCGGAACGCATATGGTCAGCGATCATCAGTATCATCCAGTCCGGGGCAATCCGTTTATTGACGGCGTATTCATTCCAGACGGTGAGTTCGGGCCGGTTCAAATCACCAGCCATGGGCATTTGTTCCGTGATTTTCCGGATACGTCCGGTCTGGGGTGGGGCGGCATTATTTATCCGGATCAAACCCTTTTGACCCGACCCATCCGATTGAACAGAATCCAATACGGGATTCCCGGCAAGGGGGCTTTGTTTATGCACGGCAATGCCGGGATTACCTTTGATTTGGAGAAAATCCGCACGGCGTATTCGGGGATGATTCGGGAGTTTCGGGCTGTGTACGGAATTGCGGATGAGTATCTGGATGGGGGAGGATGTCCCGCCTATGCGGATTTCTGGGTTCTGGTGGACGGTCAGGTCCGGTTTGTTCGAAAAGGCGTTCAGGTGCGTCAGGGCGGAACGATTTCTGTGCCGTTATCGAATCAGGACCGGTTTCTGACCCTTGTGACCACAGACGGCGGCAAAGGCAGCCCGGAATATGACAATCGAACCTCGTTTAATGACTGGTCAGTCTTTGGAGAGCCCTGTCTGGTTTTTGAATAGGTGCAGAAAGGATGCGGAAATGAGGATGAACATGCGGCGACGAGTGCGGAAGAAAGAAGCGTTTACGCTGATAGAACTGTTGGTGGTGATTGCCATTATCGCAGTACTGCTGGCGATACTGGTCCCGTCTTTGAAAAGGGCCAAGCAGCAGGCGCACGGTGTGATTTGCCGTTCGAATCTAAAACAGTGGGGAGCGTTTTGGAATCAGTATCTGGCAGATTCCAAAAACCGTTTTCCGGATCCGTTTGATTCCAATAATC contains:
- a CDS encoding NPCBM/NEW2 domain-containing protein, translated to MNKKEPQFVEQLTGLFVLSLEGTISPEQFGVLTNLLKTNKAARDYYYDFIVSYVGISHLGILSEREEAGDSWPNSQLWNELLTFERSAPALDIPPCPPQADEAEKPRSAPHASRVNKVSLVSLLVSAAALIFVIAYGFLTSLGRGVEVATLSDSIDAKWANRAGPVEKGTRLATGDEQWLLREGYAELLFDNQAKVVLEGPAEFQILASDRIGLRYGKVYVRAPGEAAGFSVYTLDAKIIDLGTEFGVQSDIGGNTQVHVLKGKTMLLASRSGRVNLEISQGHAKKVAGKTGEISDIECLSDYFVRAINSESKWIWRGQNLCLADIVGGGNGLGTGLRGSCINTVTGQWKADSYLPANSTTIRPGTHMVSDHQYHPVRGNPFIDGVFIPDGEFGPVQITSHGHLFRDFPDTSGLGWGGIIYPDQTLLTRPIRLNRIQYGIPGKGALFMHGNAGITFDLEKIRTAYSGMIREFRAVYGIADEYLDGGGCPAYADFWVLVDGQVRFVRKGVQVRQGGTISVPLSNQDRFLTLVTTDGGKGSPEYDNRTSFNDWSVFGEPCLVFE
- a CDS encoding sigma-70 family RNA polymerase sigma factor, which codes for MPNQNRLLSFILCYIPNRADAEDVFQNTTFVLWKKFDQYKPGSDFLAWSIMIARFEILSYYKKKKSEGSIHFDEEMQKILDAEMKTFESRFEQRLDALRECLKKLITDELRLLKMRYEENLPLARIAERLSITSPAVFKRISKIHSRLIQCIRQRIAFGEAV